The Pseudomonas sp. LFM046 region GCCTCGTCCGAGCGGACGATGGCCGGCCTGTGCGGAAAGGCTCTACTGGCTCCAACAGAACAAAAACAGGAGGCCGTGATGGTCATTGAACAAGGCCAGGTGGCCGTGATTACCGGCGCTGCCGGCGGCATCGGCCGCGGGCTGGCGGAAGAGGCGGGGGCCCGTGGCCTGCGCCTGGTGCTGAGCGATGTGGATGGGCAGCGCCTGGCTGCCCTGGTCGACGAGCTGCAAGGGCGTGGCGTGGAAGTCGCCAGCCTGGCGGCCGACGTCGGTGACCCGCAGCAGGTGGACGCCCTGCGCGACCTCGCGGTGCAGCGCTTCGGCGGTGTCGACCTGGTGTTCAACAACGCCGGCGTGATCCAGACCGGCTTCAGCTGGGAGATCGCCGCCGACCGCTGGCAGCGCCTGCTGGATATCAACCTGGGTGGCGTGATCAACGGCATCCGCAGCTTCGTGCCCCTGCTGCTGGGCCAGCAGCGTCCGGCCCAGGTGGTCAATACCGCGTCCCTCGCCGGACTGGTCTGCAGCCCCATGCTCGGTCCCTACACCGTCAGCAAGCAGGCGGTGGTCGCCCTCTCCGAAACCCTCCACTACGAGCTGGCGGCGATCCAGTCCCAGGTCCGTGTGGCCGTGCTCTGCCCGGGGCCGGTGGCCAGCGACATCATGGCCTCCAATAGCGTCGTCGGCGCCGCCACGCAGCAGCTGGACAGCCTGCTGGACAGCAGCATTCGCCAGGGCATGGCCCCGCGCGAACTGGCCTGCGAGGTCTTCGCCGGCATCGCCGAAGAACGCTTCTGGCTGCTGCCCCACAAGAACTTCAAGCCGGCGCTGGAGCGGCGCCTCAACAGCATCCTCGACGAGACCAACCCGGTCTTCCAGATGGCCGAAGCCTAAGGACCGCCACCATGTCCCTCGACCCCCAGATCGCCGCCGTGCTGCAGCAGTTCAGCGGCATGCCGCAGCCGGACTACAGCCAGCTCGACCCCGCGCAATACCGCCAGTTCAGCGACAACCTGATGCCACCCATACCCGGCGAGCGCCTGTTCGAGGTGCGTAACCTCAAGGTGGCCGGCGCCGAGGGCGACCTGGACGCGCGCCTTTACCGCCC contains the following coding sequences:
- a CDS encoding SDR family NAD(P)-dependent oxidoreductase; this translates as MVIEQGQVAVITGAAGGIGRGLAEEAGARGLRLVLSDVDGQRLAALVDELQGRGVEVASLAADVGDPQQVDALRDLAVQRFGGVDLVFNNAGVIQTGFSWEIAADRWQRLLDINLGGVINGIRSFVPLLLGQQRPAQVVNTASLAGLVCSPMLGPYTVSKQAVVALSETLHYELAAIQSQVRVAVLCPGPVASDIMASNSVVGAATQQLDSLLDSSIRQGMAPRELACEVFAGIAEERFWLLPHKNFKPALERRLNSILDETNPVFQMAEA